A single Penaeus vannamei isolate JL-2024 chromosome 22, ASM4276789v1, whole genome shotgun sequence DNA region contains:
- the LOC138865775 gene encoding uncharacterized protein, whose protein sequence is MLTFFLHGGGLKPVVESLVPSEVTKGDGGLQGTTGGQAGGGKVGGLQGDSSGVGGVDGGNTGVLGNVGNGRGEGGSGAVGIAVGTTGGNIGANVAPSGVIGIGQGSTGLVGNNRGGRGQVGSGAVGIVIGATNDKNLGVIQGESPGVTSHSHSHGCPDETYPTEGPIINNFTNPRSSGY, encoded by the exons ATGTTAACCTTCTTTTTG CATGGAGGTGGACTGAAACCGGTGGTGGAGTCATTGGTACCTTCAGAGGTTACGAAAGGAGACGGAGGACTTCAAGGAACTACAGGTGGCCAGGCTGGTGGAGGGAAGGTTGGTGGTCTACAGGGTGATAGCAGCGGAGTCGGTGGTGTTGACGGAGGCAATACTGGTGTACTCGGCAATgttggaaatggaagaggagaaggaggtagtggAGCTGTGGGTATTGCTGTTGGAACAACTGGAGGAAATATCGGTGCAAACGTTGCCCCATCAG GCGTCATTGGTATTGGCCAGGGAAGCACCGGACTGGTCGGTAATAATAGAGGTGGAAGAGGACAAGTAGGAAGTGGGGCTGTAGGTATCGTTATTGGAGcaacaaatgataaaaatttaGGAGTAATTCAGG GGGAATCCCCTGGTGTGAcgtctcattcacactcacacggcTGCCCAGACGAGACATACCCAACAGAGGGGCCAATAATCAACAACTTTACAAATCCTCG